The genomic interval CAATCTCTCCATCGAGGACCAGGCCAACCAGGTCGACCTGGTCAAGCGCTCCGAGTCCGGCATGGTCACGGACCCGATCACGGTCCGCCCGGACGCCACGCTCGCCGAGGCGGACGCGCTGTGCGCGAAGTTCCGCATCAGCGGTGTCCCGGTCACCGACCCCGCGGGCAAGCTGCTCGGCATCGTCACCAACCGCGACATGGCCTTCGAGCTGGACCGCGGCCGCCAGGTGCGCGAGGTCATGACGCCGATGCCGCTGGTCACGGGCAAGGTCGGGATCTCCGGCGAGGACGCCATCGAGCTGCTCCGCCGGCACAAGATCGAGAAGCTTCCGCTGGTCGACGACGCCGGTGTGCTCAAGGGCCTCATCACGGTCAAGGACTTCGTCAAGGCCGAGAAGTACCCGAACGCCGCCAAGGACTCCGAGGGCCGCCTGGTCGTCGGTGCCGCCGTGGGCGTCGGTGCCGAGGCCTACGAGCGCGCCCAGGCGCTCGTGGAGGCCGGGGCCGACTTCCTGGTCGTGGACAGCGCCCACGGCCACAGCCGCGGCATCCTCGACATGATCGCCAAGGTCAAGTCCAACATCGCCGTCGACGTCATCGGCGGCAACGTCGCCACCCGCGACGGCGCCCAGGCGCTGATCGACGCCGGCTGCGACGGCGTCAAGGTCGGCGTCGGCCCGGGCTCGATCTGCACCACCCGCGTCGTCGCCGGCATCGGCGTCCCGCAGGTCACCGCGATCTACGAGGCCGCCCAGGCGTGCCACGCGGCCGGTGTGCCGCTCATCGGCGACGGCGGTCTCCAGTACTCCGGCGACATCGCCAAGGCGATCGCCGCCGGTGCCGACACGGTGATGCTCGGCTCGCTGCTCGCGGGCTGCGAGGAGTCGCCGGGCGAGATGGTCTTCATCAGCGGCAAGCAGTTCAAGTCCTACCGCGGCATGGGCTCGCTGGGCGCGATGCAGTCCCGCGGCCAGGCCCGCTCGTTCTCCAAGGACCGCTACTTCCAGGACAACGTCCTCTCCGAGGACAAGCTCGTCCCCGAGGGCATCGAGGGCCAGGTCCCGTACCGCGGCCCGCTGGCGTCCGTCGCCCACCAGCTCATCGGCGGCCTCCGCGCCTCCATGGGCTACGTCGGCTCGGCGAACGTCCAGGAGCTCAAGGACAAGGGCACCTTCGTCCGGATCACCGCGGCCGGCCTCAAGGAGAGCCACCCGCACGACATCCAGATGACCACCGAGGCGCCGAACTACTCCCGCCGGTAGTAGTCCGCGTTTCAAGCGCTTTACGGAGCCCGCGACCGCTCAGGCCGCGGGCTCCGCCGCGTCGGGGATACTGGATGCGGCAGGACGTAGAAGGAAAGGCCACACACGTGACTGAGATCGAGATCGGGCGCGGCAAGCGCGGCCGCCGGGCGTACGCGTTCGACGACATCGCCGTCGTCCCGAGTCGCCGTACCCGCGACCCCAAGGAGGTCTCGATCGCCTGGCAGATCGACGCCTACCGCTTCGAGCTGCCGTTCCTGGCCGCCCCGATGGACTCGGTCGTCTCGCCCGAGACCGCCATCCGCATCGGCGAGCTGGGCGGCCTGGGCGTGCTCAACCTCGAGGGCCTCTGGACCCGCTACGAGGACCCCGAGCCGCTGCTCGCGGAGATCGCCGAGCTGGACGAGACCGCGGCCACCAAGCGCCTCCAGGAGATCTACGCGGCTCCGATCAAGGAGGAGCTGATCGGGCAGCGCATCAAGGAGGTCCGCGACTCCGGTGTCGTGACCGCCGCCGCGCTCTCCCCGCAGCGCACCGCGCAGTTCTCCAAGGCCGTCGTGGACGCCGGCGTGGACATCTTCGTGATCCGCGGCACCACGGTCTCCGCCGAGCACGTCTCCGGCGCCGCCGAGCCGCTGAACCTGAAGCAGTTCATCTACGAGCTCGACGTCCCGGTGATCGTCGGCGGCTGCGCCACGTACACCGCCGCGCTGCACCTGATGCGCACCGGCGCCGCGGGTGTCCTCGTCGGCTTCGGCGGCGGCGCCGCCCACACCACCCGTAACGTCCTGGGCATCCAGGTCCCGATGGCGACCGCCGTCGCCGACGTGGCCGCCGCCCGCCGGGACTACATGGACGAGTCCGGCGGCCGCTACGTCCACGTCATCGCCGACGGCGGCGTGGGCTGGTCCGGCGACCTGCCGAAGGCCATCGCCTGCGGTGCCGACGCCGTGATGATGGGCTCCCCGCTCGCCCGCGCCACCGACGCGCCGGGCCGCGGCTACCACTGGGGCATGGAGGCCGTCCACGAGGACGTGCCGCGCGGCAAGCGCATGAACCTGGGCACGGTCGGCTCCACCGAGGAGATCCTCACCGGTCCCTCGCACACCCCCGACGGGTCGATGAACATGTTCGGCGCCCTGCGCCGCGCCATGGCGACCACGGGCTACAGCGAGCTCAAGGAGTTCCAGCGGGTCGAGGTGACGGTCGCACCGTCGCAGCACGACAACCGCTGATCCCGTAGCGACACGAAGGGCCCGGACCGCATCGCGGTCCGGGCCCTTCGCGCTGTCCCGGCGGCCGCCGGGACAGCGGGGCTCAGCCGGCGAGCTTGCGGGTCACCTGGAAGGCGCCCGCGCCGCCGAGGAAGTAGAAGAGCGCGTCGATGGGCTCCAGGTTCTCCTTCCACGCCCGGTTCACGACGTCGAAGTGGTCGACGAGCACGTCCATCAGCGGGATGTTCGCGGCGTCGGAGAGGGCCAGCGAGATGCCGAAGACCTGCCCGAGGTAGACGCCGGCCGCGCCGAGGACCGCGCCGACGGCGGGCAGCGCGGGCGCCCGGCCGCCGACCTTGCCGAGGGCCAGGCCGATGAGGGCACCGGTCACCACGGCCATGTAACCGATCTGGCCGCCGTCGGTCGCCTTCAGGACGGCGCCGTACACGCCCGAGCCGACCAGCATCGCGACGATCGCGAGGACGACGGCGAGGCCCGGGTTGCCCCGGCGGACGGGGGCGGGCGGCGGCGGGAAGCCGCCGGGGGCGCCGTAGGGGGCCTGGGGTGCGCCGTAAGGCGGCTGGGGCTGGGCGTAGGGCTGCGGCTGGGGCTGCGCGTACGGCTGCTGAGGGCCGGGCTGCTGTCCGTAAGGCTGCTGCGGCGGCTGCTGGCCGTACGGGTTCGGCTGCTGCGGCTGCTGCCAGGGCTGGCTCATGTGGGTTCCCCCGGGATAGGTGGTGCGGTGTCACCGACAGCGAGCACGCCGGTGTGAACTCCGTATAAAAGTTCGACCGTAAGGAATAATGGCAACTTATGGCGCAAAGCAAGTCGTTCAGCGGCAGGGACATGGGGATCGACCTCGGCACGGCGAACACGCTGGTGTACGTCCGGGGTAAGGGGGTAGTGCTCAACGAGCCATCGGTTGTCGCCGTCAACGCCGAGGACGGCAGTGTGCTGTCGGTGGGTTTCGAGGCCAAGGAGACGATCGGCCGCACCCCTTCGAACATCGTCGCGGTCCGCCCGCTGCGCGACGGCGTCATAGCCGACTTCGAGATCGCCGAACGCATGATGCGGCACTTCATCAAGAAGGTCCAGGGCAACCGCCGTTTCTCCCGCCCGCGCGTCGTCGTGTGCGTGCCCTCGGGCATCACGGGCGTCGAGCGGCGAGCCGTCATCGAGGCGGCGTCCCAGGCCGGGGCACGTCAGGTGCACCTCGTCGAGGAGCCCATGGCGGCGGCCATCGGCGCGGGGCTGCCGGTCAGCGAGCCGACCGGCTGCATGGTCGTCGACGTCGGCGGCGGCACCACCGAGGTCGCGGTGATCTCGCTGGGCGGCATCGTCACGGCGCGCTCGGTGCGCACCGCCGGGGACGCGATGGACGCGGCGATCACCTCTTACGTGAAGAAGAAGTTCTCCCTCGCGATCGGTGAACGCACCGCCGAGGAGATCAAGATGAGCATCGGATCGGCCTCCCCGACGGGCTCCTGGACGGCGGCCGGTCTCACCGCGCTCGCCAAGCAGCTGGAGAAGAACGACGGCCTGGAGGACGCGGGCGACCCCGAGGAGACCCAGGGCCTGCTGCCCCCGGACCGCTTCACGATCCGTGGCCGCGACCAGGTCAGCGGTCTGCCCAAGACGCTGGAGCTGACGGCGGACGAGATCCGGCACGCGCTGACGGAGCCGGTCGACGCCATCGTCATGGCGGTCCGCCAGACCCTGGACGAGACCCCGCCGGAGCTCGCCGGCGACATCATGGACCGCGGCATCGTCCTCACCGGCGGCGGCGCGCTCCTGCGCGGCCTGGACGTCCGGCTGAGCAAGGAGCTCGACATCCCGGTCATCATCGCGGACGAACCCCTGGACTGCGTCGCCATCGGCACGGGCCGTTGCGTGGAGGACTTCGCGTCCCTGAAGACGGTCCTGGACGCCCAGCCGAGCCGTCTGCTGGGGACGGGCAGGCTGTAGGCGACGGGCGGACCGCAGCCGCTTTCACCGGACGGGCTGGTCTTCAGCCCGTCCGGCGTTTGAGGACCGGGGTCCGGGGCGGAGCCCCGCCACGCGGCGGAGCCGCACATCGGATGCGGCGGGAAGGGGCGGGTAGGGGAAAAGGCCCCGCGCGGCGGCACCCCACCTGGCCCGCCCCTCACGTCACAACCGATGCGCCGCCCCCGCCGGCGTAGCCCCCCGCGTGTCCAGCAGCAGCTGCGCCTTCACCGCCAGCCCCTGCAAGTCGTACGTCCGGTGGTGCTGGAGCAGCACCGTCAGATCCGCCGCCGCGGCCGCCTCGTAGAGGCTGTCCGCCCGCGGCACCGGCCGCCCGAGCAGGTTCCACTGCGCCACGTACGGGTCGTGGTAGCTGAGCTGCGCGCCGAGCTCCATCAGCCGGGAGGCGATCTCGCGGGCGGGTGAGCCCTCCTGGTCGCCCGTGTCGGCCTTGTAGCTGACGCCGAGCAGGAGCACGCGGGCGCCGCGCGCCGACTTGCCGTGCTCGTTGAGGAGCTTGGCGCAGCGCTGGGTGACGTAGCGCGGCATCCGTCCGTTGACCTCCTGCGCGAGCTCGACCATGCGCAGCGGGTAGCCGAGGCTGCGGCCCTTGTAGGAGAGGTAATTGGGGTCCACGGGCACGCCGTGGCCGCCGACGCCGGGCCCGGGGCGGAACGCCTGGAAGCCGAAGGGCTTGGTCTCGGCGCAGCGCACGACGTCCCACAGGTCGACGCCGATGTCGTGGCAGAAGACCGCCATCTCGTTGGCGAGGGCGATGTTGACGTGCCGGTAGTTGCTCTCCAGGACCCGGACGGCCTCGGCCTCGCGCGGCCCCCGGGCGCGTACGACCTTCTCGCAGATCCGTCCGTAGAACGTGGCGGCGGCCTCCGTGCAGGCCGGGGTGAGGCCTCCGATGACCTTGGGGATGGTGGCGTAGCCGTGCCGGCGGTCGCCGGGGTCGACGCGGCTGGGGGAGTAGGCGAGGTGGAAGTCGCGCCCGGCGCAGAGGCCGGAGCCGGTCTCCAGCAGCGGACGCAGGTATTCCTCGGTGGCGCCGGGGTAGACGGCGGACTCCAGCAGCACCGTGGTGTGCGGGCGCAGCCGCCGTGCGAGCGCCCCGGCCGCGGCGGCGACCGCGCTCAGGTCCAGGGCCCGGTCCTCGCCGAGCCGGGTGGGCACGCAGATCACGGCCGTGCGGACCCGGCCGAGCTCGGCGTCCGCGGTCGTGGGGCGGAAGCCCGCCGCGAGCATGCGGCGGACGTCGGCGGCGGTGAGGCCGGCGCCCTCCGAGGGCAGGCGGCCGGCGCGGAGCTCGGCGACGGTGTGCGGGTCGGGGTCGTAGCCGATGGTGTCGATGCCGGCGGCGGTGGCGGCCTGGGCGAGGGGAAGACCGAGCCGCCCCAGTCCGATGACGGCGAGATCTGCGGGCATGGCGTGCCGGTCCTTCCCCGGAGAGCCGATCCCTGGACGAGTTACTTCAGGTTAAGGGGATATATGACTGTTATTCGGGATTGTCGCGGCGTGGCTCGCGAACACCTGTCGCCGGCGCGGCCAAAGTGGCCGATCTGGGGCAGCATCGAAGGGGAACGTGTGCCTGCCCGTGGCACGGGCAGTGGCGACAGCGGCGGCGATCAGCGTCTTCGTGGACGGCAGCGAGAGCGGTCAAGCGGGAGGCAGCGATGAGGACGGCGACACTCGGTCCGGCGGAGCGCGGTGCGGCGCTCGCCCGGATGGCGGAGCGGGAACTGGACATCCTGGTGGTCGGCGCCGGCGTCGTCGGCGCGGGTACCGCGCTCGACGCGGCCACCCGGGGGCTCACGACCGGGCTCGTCGAGGCGCGGGACTGGGCGGCGGGCACCTCCAGCCGGTCCAGCAAGCTGATCCACGGCGGGCTGCGCTATCTGGAGATGCTCGACTTCGCGCTCGTACGCGAGGCGCTCAAGGAGCGCGGGCTGCTGCTGGAGCGGCTGGCACCGCACCTGGTGAAGCCCGTGCCCTTCCTCTACCCCCTCCAGCACCGCGCCTGGGAGCGCGTCTACGCCGGCTCGGGCGTCGCCCTCTACGACGCCATGTCGGTCTCCTCCGGGCACGGGCGCGGGCTGCCCACCCACCGGCACCTCTCCCGCAAGCGCGCGCTGCGGGTCGCGCCCTGCCTGCGCAAGGACGCCCTGATCGGCGCGCTCCAGTACTACGACGCCCAGATGGACGACGCCCGCTATGTGACGACCCTCGTGCGCACCGCCGCCGCCTACGGCGCGGACGCCGCGAACCGGGCGCGCGTGGTCGGCTTCCTCCGGGAGGGTGAACGGGTGGTCGGCGCCCGCGTCCTGGACGTCGAGCAGGGCGGCGAGTTCGAGATCCGCGCCCGGCAGATCGTCAACGCCACGGGAGTGTGGACCGACGACACCCAGAAGCTCATCGCCGAGCGCGGCCAGTTCCACGTACGGGCCTCCAAGGGCATCCACCTGGTCGTGCCGAAGGACCGCATCCACTCCACCACCGGGCTGATCCTGCGCACGGAGAAGAGCGTGCTCTTCGTGATCCCCTGGGGCAGGCACTGGATCATCGGCACCACGGACACCGACTGGGACCTGGACAAGGCGCACCCGGCCGCCTCCAGCGCGGACATCGACTATCTGCTGGAGCACGTCAACGAGGTGCTCGCGGTGCCCCTCACCCGCGACGACGTCCAGGGGGTGTACGCGGGGCTGCGCCCCCTCCTGGCCGGGGAGTCGGACGCGACGAGCAAGCTCTCGCGCGAGCACACCGTGGCGCACCCCGTGCCCGGCCTGGTGGTCGTGGCGGGCGGCAAGTACACGACGTACCGGGTGATGGCGAAGGACGCGGTGGACGAGGCGGTGCACGGGCTCGCGCAGCGGGTCGCGGACTGCGTCACGGAGGACGTGCCGCTGGTGGGCGCCGAGGGGTACAAGGCGCTGTGGAACGGGCGCGCCCAGATCGCCCAGCGCACGGGCCTGCACGTGGCCCGCGTCGAGCACCTGCTCAACCGCTACGGCTCGATGGTCGACGAGCTGCTGGCCCTCGTCACCGACGACCCCTCCCTGGGCGAGCCGCTCACGGGCGCCGAGGACTATCTGCGGGCGGAGGTCGTCTACGCCGCCTCGCACGAGGGCGCGCGTCACCTGGACGACGTCCTCACCCGCCGGACCCGGATCTCGATCGAGACCTTCGACCGGGGCACGCGCAGCGCGCGGGAGGCCGCCGGGCTGATGGCGCCCGTCCTGGGCTGGGACGAGGCGCAGATCGAGAAGGAGGTTCAGCACTACGAGAAGCGGGTGGAGGCGGAACGGGAGTCGCAGCGTCAGCCGGACGACCTGACGGCGGACGCGGCCCGGCTGGGTGCGCCGGACATCCAGCCGCTGTAGCGCGGCGTGGGACGTGGGGCCCCGGTGAGGGAAGGGCAGGGTGAGGCCCCTTCGGCGGGGCGCTACCGCCCCGCGCAGAACTCCGCCCGCACCAGCCGCCGCTCGCCCCCGGCCGGCACCCCCGCGTCCCCGTTCACCCGGTAGCTGACCACCCGCCCCCCGTCCGCCGTCCCCAGCACCCGCACGTAGGACCCGTTGATCACCCCGTCGTGTCCCCACACCGTGCGCCGGCACGGCAGCCGTACGGGATACAGCCCCATCCCGTACCGCCCCCGGGAAGCCGTCGTGTCCCGCATCAGGCGGAGCTCCCGCGCCGGCAGCAGCTCACCCCGCAGCAGCGCGCCGAAGAGACGGTTGAGGTCGGGCAGGGTCGAGATCATCTCGCCGGCCGCGCCCGCGGCGGACGGATTGAGCTCGGTGACGTCCCGGGAGCCCGTGTACGCGCGCCCGTGCGGCGTGGGCAGCCCGGTGCGGGTGCCGGGGAAGCTGGTGCCGGTGAGGTGCAGCGGTTCGATGACGCGCCGTCGGGCCTCCGTGGCGTACGAGTGTCCGGTCACCTGACGGATGACCATGCCGAGGAGCAGGTAGTCGGTGTTGGAGTAGCGGTAGCGGGTGCCCGGCGGGGCGTACGGCGGGTGGGCGAGGGCGGTTCGTACCAGTGCGCCGGGATCGTGACTCTCGAAGCGGTGCGCGGCGAACCCCGTGCCGAAGAAGTCTCGGTGGAAGGCGCGGTCGTCGGTGTACGAGAACAGACCGCTGGTGTGGTCCAGGAGTTGACGGACGGTGATGCCGCTTTTATCGGCGTTTCGGGCGGTGTCGCCCACGGAGGCCGGGCCGCGCTCGTGACCGTTTTCGCCGTTGCCGCGCAGCAGCGCGGCGGTCCTCGCGGGCAGGTGGCCGGCGGCCGGGTCGTCCAGGCCCAGCCGGTGCTCGGCCACGAGTTGGAGCACGACGGTGGCGACGACCGTCTTGGTGATGCTGCCGACGCGGAAGCGGTCCGTGAGGCCGATGCGGCGCCCGGTGCGGACGTCGGCGACGCCCGCCGTGCGGAATCCGGCCACCCCATGAGCGTCCTGTGACAGCTTCGCCGCGCCGGGAACCGTCCCGCGCGAAACCAGGTCCTGTACTGGAGAGCGGACCGGCGCGCCTCCGTCGCCGCTGCCGCACGCCGTCCCGGTCAGCGCCAGGACGGCGCAGGTCAGCCAGGCCAGCGCGACGGTGGCCGGAGCCCGGCGCGGGGCGGCGGTATGCGTGGACATGGGCTCATCATCCACGGGTGCCACGGACCCTGGCCTTCCACCGGTCCGCGGATGAGAGACAATGGTGGCTCTGCCAGGGTGGGTTGGTCGCAGAGCTGATTGCCAGAGGGGACGCATGTCGGAGGCGGAGCAGACGCAGGGCACGGCAGGGCGCCTCCTGGCCGGGCGGTACCGCCTCGGGGACGTCCTCGGCCGGGGCGGCATGGGCACGGTCTGGCGGGCGACCGACGAGACCCTGGGCCGTACGGTCGCGGTGAAGGAACTGCGATTCCCGGCCAACATCGACGAGGACGAAAAGCGCCGTCTCATCACCCGGACGCTGCGCGAGGCGAAGGCCATCGCCCGGATCCGCAGCGCCGGCGCCGTGACCGTCTACGACGTGGTGCACGAGGACGACCGGCCGTGGATCGTCATGGAGCTCATCGAGGGCCGCTCGCTCGCCGACGTCATCCGCGAGGACGGACCGCTCAAGTGGCGGCGGGCCGCCGAGGTCGGGCTGGCCGTGCTCGACGTGCTGGGCGCGGCGCACCGTCAGGGGATCCTGCACCGGGACGTGAAGCCGTCCAACGTCCTCATCGCCGAGGACGGCCGGGTCGTCCTCACCGACTTCGGCATCGCGCAGGTGGAGGGCGACCCCTCGGTCACCTCGACCGGCATGCTGGTGGGCGCCCCCTCGTACATATCCCCGGAGCGGGCGCGCGGCCACAAGCCCGGCCCCCCGGCGGACCTGTGGTCGCTGGGCGGCCTGCTCTACGCGGCCGTCGAGGGCGCCCCGCCGTACGACAAGGGGTCGGCCATAGCCACCCTCACGGCCGTGATGACGGAGCCGCTGGGCCCGCCGAAGAACGCGGGCCCGCTGGCCGAGGTCATGTACGGGCTGCTGGCGAAGGACCCCGAGAAGCGGCTGAACGAAGCGGGCGCCCGCGCCCTGCTGAACGGCGCGGTCAACGCCCCCGACGAGCGCCTGCCGAAGCCCCCGGCCCCGGCGCCGGACCTGGACGCGACGCAGGCCATAGCGGTGCCGGTGATCCCGGAGCGCCCGGCGCCCAGGAAGCCGTCGGGCTCCCCCGCGAGACCGGCCGCCTCCTCGCACTCCTCCTCGAAGCCGGCGGCCAAGGGCGCCGGCGGTCCCGGCACGTCGGGCCCGTCGTCGGCCAAGCCCGCGCAGGGCGGCGGCGCTTCCGCCGCCACACACTCCACCCACGGCCCCGCGCTGGGCGAGCCGTCCGCCGTGCCCGGCATCCACCGGGTGACGTGGGAGCGGGCCTCGGTCATGGAGGTCGTCCCGCGCCGCACCAAGGTGATCGCGGCGCTCGTCGTGCTGCTGATCGTCGTCGCCGTCGTCCTCGCGTTCGTCCTGGGCGGCGGGGACTGAGCCGAGACGTACTGAGCCGTACGGGCCCGTAGGGGTGGGTTCGCCACGTATCGTGAGTTGTCGTGGACCGTGCGCAGCCGGGAGAAGCGCCGCAACAAGAGCCGCCGACAGCGCCATAGGTGCGCGACGGAACGGCGACCGGCGCTGACGGGTGTTCGGGCGATGGGGTGGATCGCGCGCTTGGGGAGGCGTCGTGGACGACTACGCGGGACGGGTGCTCGCCGACCGCTACCGCCTTCCGCTGCCGCCGTCCGATGTCTTCGAGCTCGTGGAGACACGGGCGTTCGACACCTACAGCGGCCAGGAGGTCATCGTCCGGCAGGTGCCCCTGCCCGAGGTGGTCGAGGCGGAGGTCGTCGGCCCTGACGGCGCGCCGGGCGTGGCCGGGTCTGCCGCCGGGGCGCGCGCGACGGGCGGTGCCGGAGGCCCGGGCCGGGCCGGGCAGGGGGCCGCCGACCCCGCCGTGCGGCGCGCGCTCGCGGCCGCGACGGCCGCCGCGCGGATCCCCGATCACCCCCGGCTCGACCAGGTCTTCCACGTCTTCGCCGAGTCGGGCAGCCTGTGGATCGTCAGCGAGCTGGTCTCGGCCCGTCCGCTCGCCGCGCTCCTCGCGGAGCGGGCCCTCTCGCCCCACCGCGCCGCCGAGGTCGCCGCCGACGTCCTCACCGCGCTCAGGGCCCTGCACGCCCATGGCTGGACGCACCGGAACATCACCACCCGCACGGTCCTCATCTGTGACGACGGGCGCGCCATACTGACCGGCCTGGCGGCCGGCGCCGCCGAGGAGGCGCTCTGCGGCTACGACCCTGTGCCGGAAGGCATGTCCCTGACGCCGGGCACGCCTGTGCCGGGGCCGGGTACGGGTACGGCGGGATCCGGTGCGTCGGCGTCGGGTGCGCCGGGATCGGTGCCGGGCGCGCGTACGGCGGCCGGGCCGGGGGCCGGGGGAGCCGGCAGACCGCCCGGGGCCGGGTTTCCGGGGCAGCGGGGCGCGGGCGCGCCGCCGCAGGGCGGTGCGGGCCGTCCGCCGGGTGGCACCGTGCCGCCGGGGACGGGCGCGCCGCAGGGCGCCCCGGTCCGCGGGCCGGGGCGGACCCCGCCCGGAGGGCCCGGAGCTCCACCGCCCGGGCCGGGCACGGCCCCGCGAGGGGCGTCCGGCACGCCCGGCTACCGGGACCAGGGCGCCGCCGGCGGATTCCCGGCCGCGCCCGGCGCGCCGTCCGGAAGCCGCCCGCCCCGCGCGGGGACCGACGGGCGGGACGGCACGCAGGACCCGCGCGCCGCCCGGGCCGGTGCCATCGCCGCGTATCGCGCGGGGGCCCGCGCCGCCGCACGGGCGGCCGTGGAGGGTGCCCCGGCCACGTCCACGGGAGCCTCCACCTGGGGCGGCGGCAGCGCCGCCAGCGGCACCGCGCCCGCGCCCTCCCCCTGGACGATGCCCCCGCCGTCCCGCGCCCACCGCTCCCCGAACCCGCAGAAGGTGCCGGCCCCGCAGAGCCGCCAGAGCCCCCAGAAGCCCCCGAGGCCCGGTGCTCCCACGGGGCCCGGTACCGCCCCGGCCCCTCAGGGCGGCGCGGCCCCTGCCTCGTACACCGGCCACGTCTCCGTCGACGTTCCCGCCCCCGCCACCCCCTCCGGTCCGAACGCCCGGACGGGACAGCCCGGCCCGCCGGCGCCGGGCGGGGCTGCCGGTCCGCCCGGCCCGTCCGCCCGCTGGGGTGGTGACGGTCAGCCGGCGGGCGGGCTCGCCGCCGAGCGGGCCCGGCAGGCGCGCATGGCCGTCGTCGGGGCCGTCACCGAGCGATGGGCGCCGGAGCAGGCCTGGCCGGTGCGGGAGAGCTGGCAGCTGGCGCCGCCCGTCGGCCCCGCCGCCGACCTCTGGGCGCTCGGCGCCCTGCTCTTCCGCGTGGTGCAGGGCCACGCCCCGTACCCGGAGGAGAGCGTCGCCGAGCTCGTCCAGGTCGTGTGCGCCGAGCCGCCCGCGTACGCCGAGGAGTGCGGTGCGCTGCGGCCGGTCGTCGAGTCGCTGATGCGCAAGGACCCCGCCGAGCGCCCCGAGTTCGAGGAGCTCCGCGGCTGGCTGCGGTCCCTGATCCGGTCGGCTCCGGAGCCGGAGATCGGCAGCCGCACCGTCACCGTGCCCTCGATCGGGCCGAGCG from Streptomyces albireticuli carries:
- a CDS encoding protein kinase translates to MDDYAGRVLADRYRLPLPPSDVFELVETRAFDTYSGQEVIVRQVPLPEVVEAEVVGPDGAPGVAGSAAGARATGGAGGPGRAGQGAADPAVRRALAAATAAARIPDHPRLDQVFHVFAESGSLWIVSELVSARPLAALLAERALSPHRAAEVAADVLTALRALHAHGWTHRNITTRTVLICDDGRAILTGLAAGAAEEALCGYDPVPEGMSLTPGTPVPGPGTGTAGSGASASGAPGSVPGARTAAGPGAGGAGRPPGAGFPGQRGAGAPPQGGAGRPPGGTVPPGTGAPQGAPVRGPGRTPPGGPGAPPPGPGTAPRGASGTPGYRDQGAAGGFPAAPGAPSGSRPPRAGTDGRDGTQDPRAARAGAIAAYRAGARAAARAAVEGAPATSTGASTWGGGSAASGTAPAPSPWTMPPPSRAHRSPNPQKVPAPQSRQSPQKPPRPGAPTGPGTAPAPQGGAAPASYTGHVSVDVPAPATPSGPNARTGQPGPPAPGGAAGPPGPSARWGGDGQPAGGLAAERARQARMAVVGAVTERWAPEQAWPVRESWQLAPPVGPAADLWALGALLFRVVQGHAPYPEESVAELVQVVCAEPPAYAEECGALRPVVESLMRKDPAERPEFEELRGWLRSLIRSAPEPEIGSRTVTVPSIGPSAPADQHRLPIVRRKGELVRRRRPRTTAPADPSGTASAHGRHKKSAKDQVQPRVRAHTTGHLQEQHIRTRRGSRSLGRLMLGLILLLLIGAVLYALLFMPGADESAGGESAERTGAAGVLSAAPSAPATSGRAGRPSPAGPAEAPAAGTAEVAKGFVLRQDPKGFTLAVAKDWQRRGENDRGQVVYAGGDIQLIVVPGRDKAAEFGTDPMAYQQDREPELEAYRTSSWSGASGLSRSDVGRTAAAEGAFNWNDSSGRQVYVRNSAMLLEGAYHVLQVIGPMNEQRTVDGYFDKALATYRFR